A segment of the Planococcus sp. MB-3u-03 genome:
CGCAGAGGCAAATCCAGCTTCCCACAACTCTTTATCCAATTCGCCTTCCGGAGCGCAATAGGCGCCGCCTGAGGAGTCTGAGAGAGCTTCTAAATTGCTGTCGGGATCGTCTAGGTTGAAATCTTCGCCCTTACTGGCCATCGACATGAACACCGGCATGATGATGAGCAAAATCGTTACCCCAACGGCAATCAACCCGAGTGGACTGAATAAGACCTTCGTCAGCAAGATCGACCCTATCGTTTTGGCTGTGTCTTTTGGATTCATGCCCTCATCCCTTTTCACATCGTCAGTTCGTTAATGCTTTTCTGGTCAAACCACAGCTTCTCAGTCACTTCGTTTAGCTGCACCTCGAGTTTGATCTTTTTGGAACCAGTATAGAAAATGCCTTTGCCGGCTTGTTCTTTCTTCTTGCCGTCTTTCAGAATCAAGGTCGACCGTTCTTCTTTGGAGAACTGATTGCCAAGTTCTTCTTCCAAGTACTTCAGCTCTTCTTCGCTCATTGGCAAATACAGCCGTTGAACCGATTGCGTGATGATCGCTTTGCCGTAGTTCCGGTTCTCATCGCGTGCCGACAAGAAGTCTTCGACCGATTGCGAAGCTGTCGTGATGCCGCAGTTGAACGAACGGAGCACTTTCATCATGAAGTAGATGAACTCCATCGCTTTCGGCACTTTCGGGTCGGCGATGACGTGCGCTTCATCAATGAAGATTTCGCTCGGCTGCCTGTCGCCACTCATGATTTCATAGGTCGTGTGCGAAAGGATGTTGTAGAAGAGAATCCGTTGAATCTTTTCGTTGTTGCTCATTTCCTTCAAGTCGTAGCACACCAAATCATTGTCGATGTTGACGTTCGTCGGTCCGTTAAACAGTTCCGAATAGATGCCGTACACGTAGGTTTCCAAGGTCGTATGGAAATCCCGGATCCGTTCGTACAACGGTGGGTCGTTTTGTTTGTCTCGTGCAATCAACTCGTATAGGTCTTCCAAGATGGGATAATCATCGGCCGTTAATTGGTTCACATCGGTCGTCTCATCGATTCCCTTCTCTTCGTAGACCTTCTGGATGTATCGGCTCAAGATGTCTTCCTGCAGATCACTCATGGAGTTGTACATCAATTGGAACATCACCAACAGGTTCGAAATCTTCGTCAGCAAAATGTTCCCCAGTTCGGTTTCTTCCATTTGAATCTTCTCGCTGATTTTCGGGAGGTCCATCGGGTTGATCCGGTTTCCGCCTTTCAGCTGAAACTTGACCCAGGCACCGCCGAGATCCGAATAGTTCCGACCGAATTCGCCTTTTGGATCCACCGTGATGATTTTCCGTCCGAGCATGTGCTTGTTCGTCATATTCGCAAACAAGTACGTCGATTTCCCGATGCCGGAAATCCCGATGACGAATTCATGCCGGTTCAATAAGTTCGTGTCGTCGACAATCACGACATTCCCTGTCGTCATGTTCCGTCCTTTGATCAAACCCGTTTCTGAGAACATTTCGTTTTCGTGGAACGGGAAGAAATACGAAATCGCTTCCGAATTGGTCATCTTGTAGGTAAGCTCGTCCACTTTGTTGTCATTCAACGGAAGGAACGACCGGAACGCATCCACGGCTCGGTCTGTTGGGTTGTGGATGATGCCGATTTTCGAGAACTTGCTTTTGACGGTCGTCGTCAGTTGGTCCAATTCTTCTTGTGAACTGGCGACCAAATGGATGAGCGTATGAAACAGGTAAATCTTATCGTTACGGTACGACAGGTTCCGCAACATTTCCGAGGCACTTTCAATCTGACCTTCGGATTCAATAATTGTTTGTTCATCCGCGAAGCGAGTATTCATCTTCATCCGGTTTTGCTTAATGCTTTTGACGAGTTGCGTCCGGACTTCGCCCATGTTGTATTCCTGCAGGTAATGAACCAGCGACACGTTCTCCGGAATCTCCGTCACTTGCTGGATCTTGTTTTGGTCTTGAATCGGATCATAATCCACGATGAGAAGCGTCCGGGTGTAATTCGCCCCGACCCGGACAGAGGAATCGTATTCCGTCAGGTTGTCTGGGGCAATGGCTGTCAGAAGCGTTTCGTTCATGCCACTGACCGTGTCTTCAAACGTTGTTTCGTCTGGTTGTTTGGGCTGCAGCCACTTCGGTTTCCACACCATGTTTCCACCTCCTACTCAAATCGATCATTCAGCAAGGTCTTGTATTGCTCGACTAAGGCTTTGGCTGTATTCTTCCCAACGACCACATCGAGCTTAGCGTTGGTTTTATGGACGATGTTCTGTCCTTGCGCCTGGGCATTCTCGAAATCGATGCAGGCATAATAGAATTTCAACAGTTCGTCGTTCTCGAGAATCTTCACGTCCAACTTTTCGTAGCCCGACAGCATCTGTTCGAGTTTGGCTTGCAGGATGTTCGCCGTCGTTTCGAGCTTCAGGTAATCCTTCGGCGAATTCGTCATCGGTTTGGAAATCACCAAATACCGTTTTCGGGTCACCATGTTCTTCGACTTTTGGATCCGTTCGATCTGATCCGCATAGCCTTGTTTGAGCATGCGTTTCGCGTAGGATGAGTTCTGATCGACTTGCTCGTTGAACCACATCAAGTAGTTCGTTAAATTGATCGGCTGTGCGACTTGCATCAACTGGATCTGTTTCTCGCCCGTATCGTTGATAAACGACTGATACGCCGACAAGACGTTCTCTTTCGCCAGCTCGTTCATTAGCGAAAGGTTGACCGAAGACACTTCCAGCA
Coding sequences within it:
- a CDS encoding VirB4 family type IV secretion system protein gives rise to the protein MVWKPKWLQPKQPDETTFEDTVSGMNETLLTAIAPDNLTEYDSSVRVGANYTRTLLIVDYDPIQDQNKIQQVTEIPENVSLVHYLQEYNMGEVRTQLVKSIKQNRMKMNTRFADEQTIIESEGQIESASEMLRNLSYRNDKIYLFHTLIHLVASSQEELDQLTTTVKSKFSKIGIIHNPTDRAVDAFRSFLPLNDNKVDELTYKMTNSEAISYFFPFHENEMFSETGLIKGRNMTTGNVVIVDDTNLLNRHEFVIGISGIGKSTYLFANMTNKHMLGRKIITVDPKGEFGRNYSDLGGAWVKFQLKGGNRINPMDLPKISEKIQMEETELGNILLTKISNLLVMFQLMYNSMSDLQEDILSRYIQKVYEEKGIDETTDVNQLTADDYPILEDLYELIARDKQNDPPLYERIRDFHTTLETYVYGIYSELFNGPTNVNIDNDLVCYDLKEMSNNEKIQRILFYNILSHTTYEIMSGDRQPSEIFIDEAHVIADPKVPKAMEFIYFMMKVLRSFNCGITTASQSVEDFLSARDENRNYGKAIITQSVQRLYLPMSEEELKYLEEELGNQFSKEERSTLILKDGKKKEQAGKGIFYTGSKKIKLEVQLNEVTEKLWFDQKSINELTM
- a CDS encoding TrsD, translating into MRTDSYVERQERLRDRGKVELPLNIDTKKYLYGNISFQDVFIVSPFLILGAFISYLLYRAGTFNQQLLLVAFVPAMIVTVFQLNKHPVRKNLSLLQYKVIWKLRAKHRKKDFHYAKGALPMSRNERDTRTELGLANIANGCLESSDRRLIKVLEVSSVNLSLMNELAKENVLSAYQSFINDTGEKQIQLMQVAQPINLTNYLMWFNEQVDQNSSYAKRMLKQGYADQIERIQKSKNMVTRKRYLVISKPMTNSPKDYLKLETTANILQAKLEQMLSGYEKLDVKILENDELLKFYYACIDFENAQAQGQNIVHKTNAKLDVVVGKNTAKALVEQYKTLLNDRFE